A genomic segment from Bradyrhizobium sp. ISRA430 encodes:
- the gcl gene encoding glyoxylate carboligase: protein MAKMRAVDAAVRILEKEGISTAFGVPGAAINPLYSALKKRGSIRHILARHVEGASHMAEGYTRAKAGNIGVCIGTSGPAGTDMITGLYSAIADSIPILCITGQAPRARLYKEDFQAVDIEQIAKPVTKWAVTVREPALVPRVFSQALHVMRSGRPGPVLIDLPLDVQLAEIEFDDETYEPLPVYKPAATRKQVEKALEMLNAAERPLIVAGGGVINADASDLLVEFAETLNVPVVPTLMGWGAIPDDHVLMAGMVGLQTSHRYGNATMLESDFVLGIGNRWANRHTGSIETYTKGRTFVHVDIEPTQIGRVFNPDLGIVSDAKAALELFVTVAREWRRSGRLRERQAWPAACRDRKRSMLRKSHFDNVPIKPQRVYEEMNKAFGRDTCYVTVIGLSQIAGAQFLGVYKPRNWINAGQAGPLGWTLPAALGVRAACPDRDVVALSGDYDFQFLIEELAVGAQFNLPYIHVVVNNSYLGLIRQAQRGFDMDYHVQLSFENINAPEIGVYGVDHVAVAEGLGCKAIRVTDPKDAQAAFATARELMAKHRVPVVVEFILERVTNIAMGMEIDNIVEFEEVLDLPLDEVKSTRPGALEPAE, encoded by the coding sequence ATGGCGAAGATGCGAGCCGTCGATGCAGCCGTGCGAATTCTGGAGAAGGAAGGCATCTCGACCGCCTTCGGCGTTCCGGGAGCTGCGATCAATCCGCTTTACTCGGCGCTGAAGAAGCGCGGCTCGATCCGCCACATCCTGGCACGCCACGTCGAAGGCGCCTCGCACATGGCGGAAGGCTATACGCGCGCCAAGGCCGGCAATATCGGCGTCTGCATCGGCACGTCGGGGCCGGCCGGCACCGACATGATCACCGGGCTCTATTCGGCGATCGCCGATTCCATTCCGATCCTCTGCATCACCGGCCAGGCGCCGCGCGCGCGGCTCTACAAGGAGGATTTCCAGGCCGTCGACATCGAACAGATCGCAAAGCCCGTGACCAAATGGGCGGTCACCGTGCGCGAGCCGGCGCTGGTTCCGCGCGTGTTCAGCCAGGCCTTGCATGTGATGCGCTCGGGCCGGCCGGGTCCGGTGCTGATTGACTTGCCGCTCGACGTCCAGCTCGCAGAGATCGAATTCGACGACGAGACCTACGAGCCGCTGCCGGTCTACAAACCCGCCGCGACGCGCAAGCAGGTCGAGAAGGCGCTGGAGATGCTCAATGCCGCCGAGCGGCCGCTGATCGTGGCGGGCGGCGGTGTCATCAACGCCGATGCCTCGGATCTCCTGGTCGAATTTGCAGAGACCCTCAACGTGCCAGTGGTGCCGACGCTGATGGGGTGGGGCGCAATTCCCGACGATCACGTGCTCATGGCCGGCATGGTCGGCCTGCAGACCAGCCACCGCTATGGCAACGCCACCATGCTCGAGTCCGATTTCGTGCTCGGCATCGGCAACCGCTGGGCCAACCGCCACACCGGCTCGATCGAGACCTACACCAAGGGCCGCACCTTCGTGCACGTCGACATCGAGCCGACCCAGATCGGGCGCGTGTTCAATCCCGATCTCGGCATCGTCTCGGACGCGAAGGCCGCGCTCGAACTGTTCGTCACCGTCGCCAGGGAGTGGCGCCGGTCAGGCAGGTTGCGCGAGCGCCAGGCGTGGCCCGCGGCCTGCCGCGACCGCAAGCGTTCGATGCTGCGCAAGAGCCATTTCGACAACGTGCCGATCAAGCCGCAGCGCGTCTATGAGGAGATGAACAAGGCTTTCGGCCGCGACACCTGCTATGTCACCGTGATCGGCCTGTCGCAGATCGCCGGCGCGCAGTTCCTGGGCGTCTACAAGCCGCGCAACTGGATCAATGCAGGGCAGGCGGGTCCGCTCGGCTGGACGCTGCCGGCTGCGCTCGGCGTGCGCGCGGCGTGTCCTGACCGCGACGTCGTCGCGCTGTCGGGCGACTACGACTTCCAGTTCCTGATCGAGGAACTGGCGGTCGGTGCGCAGTTCAATCTGCCCTACATCCACGTCGTCGTGAATAATTCCTATCTCGGCCTGATCCGCCAGGCCCAGCGCGGTTTCGACATGGACTATCACGTCCAGCTCTCCTTCGAGAACATCAACGCGCCCGAGATCGGCGTCTACGGAGTCGATCACGTCGCGGTGGCCGAAGGCCTCGGCTGCAAGGCGATCCGCGTCACCGATCCGAAGGACGCGCAGGCTGCGTTCGCGACCGCGCGCGAGCTGATGGCGAAGCATCGCGTGCCCGTCGTGGTCGAGTTCATCCTCGAACGCGTCACCAACATCGCGATGGGGATGGAGATCGACAACATCGTCGAGTTCGAGGAGGTGCTGGATCTGCCGCTCGACGAGGTCAAGAGCACGCGGCCCGGCGCACTCGAGCCGGCGGAATAG
- a CDS encoding IclR family transcriptional regulator C-terminal domain-containing protein — translation MSKNVIRRKSLEPRSPAEADSEARDGGVQSVDRALSILETLAEDDEGYRLSDLAVRTGLSTSTVHRLLATLESRRFVQFDRTQSKWHVGVRSFTVGASFARRRNFSAQAVPYLRKLRDLTRETANLAVVDDEFIIVLTRMESREIMRSLTKVGGRVAMVTSGVGKAVLATYSDEDVGAIIRHHGMPRLTEKSIVRPSDLFRELARIREQGYAIDDEEAQMGLRCVAAVVYDDRAEPLAAISVSGMTSRITDERLPEIGCVVRETAAELTAALGGVMPGTKRV, via the coding sequence ATGAGCAAGAACGTGATCCGGCGCAAATCGCTCGAACCTCGATCGCCGGCGGAGGCCGACTCTGAGGCGCGCGACGGCGGCGTGCAGTCGGTCGACCGCGCGCTGTCGATCCTGGAGACGCTGGCCGAGGACGACGAGGGCTATCGCCTCAGCGATCTCGCCGTCCGTACCGGGTTGTCGACCTCGACCGTGCACCGCCTGCTGGCGACGCTGGAAAGCCGCCGCTTCGTGCAGTTCGACCGCACCCAGTCGAAATGGCATGTCGGCGTGCGCAGCTTCACGGTGGGCGCGAGCTTCGCGCGGCGGCGCAATTTTTCGGCCCAGGCGGTCCCATATTTGCGCAAGCTGCGCGATCTCACCCGCGAAACCGCAAACCTCGCCGTGGTCGACGACGAGTTCATCATCGTGCTGACCCGCATGGAGAGCCGCGAGATCATGCGATCGCTTACCAAGGTCGGTGGCCGCGTCGCGATGGTCACCTCCGGCGTGGGCAAGGCGGTGCTCGCGACCTATTCCGACGAGGATGTCGGCGCCATCATCCGCCATCACGGCATGCCGAGGCTGACCGAGAAGTCGATCGTGCGGCCGAGCGATCTGTTCCGCGAGCTCGCGCGAATCCGCGAGCAAGGCTACGCCATCGACGACGAGGAAGCGCAGATGGGCCTGCGCTGCGTCGCCGCCGTGGTCTATGATGATCGCGCCGAACCGCTGGCCGCGATCTCCGTCTCCGGCATGACGAGCCGCATCACGGACGAGCGTTTGCCGGAGATCGGTTGCGTCGTGCGCGAGACGGCCGCGGAGCTCACGGCGGCGCTGGGTGGTGTGATGCCGGGGACGAAGCGGGTCTGA
- a CDS encoding acetate--CoA ligase family protein → MSNSKDAVRKVLDQVKADKRTSLTAPEGKLVCDAYGIPVPKEGVAKSAGEAGKIASSMGFPVVMKIVSPDILHKTEAGGVIVGVKTAQDAEKAYETILSNAKKYKADAKIEGIQVQQMLAGGTEVIIGSITDGSFGKLVAFGLGGVLVEVLKDITFRLAPATKEDALSMLDGIQAHEILKGVRGGEPVNRTALADVIVKVSQLVSDFPEIVELDLNPVFATPKDATAADVRIVVDFAYKPKPKPRPTEEIVAAMNRIMQPKAVAVIGASAEDGKIGNSVMKNLINGGYKGEIIPIHPKAPEILGYKAYKSVKDVPGVIDVAVFAIPAKFVAGALTECGEKKIPGAVLIPSGFAEAGAPELQAEIVEVGKKYDIRLMGPNIYGFYYTPANLCATFCTAYDVKGHAALSSQSGGIGMAIIGFSRSAKMGVSAIVGLGNKSDIDEDDLLAFFEQDPNTNLIAQHCEDLKDGRAFAEAAKRVSKKKPVVVLKAGRTSAGAKAASSHTGALAGNDRIYEDVFKQSGVIRARSLRQLLEFARGVPVLPTPKGENVLIITGAGGSGVLLSDSCVDNGLSLMSMPPDLDAAFRKFIPPFGAAGNPVDITGGEPPITYVNTVKLGLSDDRIHALILGYWHTIVTPPMVFARNMVEVKKEMEAKGFVKPMVASLAGDVEVEEAAEYLYQNGIPAYAYSTELPVEVLGAKYKWARGAGLL, encoded by the coding sequence ATGTCCAATTCCAAAGATGCCGTCCGCAAGGTGCTTGACCAGGTCAAGGCGGACAAGCGCACCAGCCTGACGGCGCCGGAGGGTAAGCTGGTCTGCGACGCCTACGGCATTCCGGTGCCGAAGGAGGGGGTCGCGAAGTCGGCCGGGGAGGCCGGTAAGATCGCCTCCTCGATGGGCTTCCCGGTCGTGATGAAGATCGTCTCGCCCGACATTCTCCACAAGACCGAAGCCGGCGGCGTCATTGTCGGCGTGAAGACGGCGCAGGACGCCGAGAAGGCCTACGAGACCATTCTCTCCAACGCCAAGAAGTACAAGGCCGACGCCAAGATCGAGGGCATCCAGGTGCAGCAGATGCTGGCCGGCGGCACCGAAGTGATCATCGGCTCGATCACCGACGGCTCGTTCGGCAAGCTGGTCGCCTTCGGCCTCGGCGGCGTGCTGGTCGAGGTACTGAAGGATATCACCTTCCGCCTTGCGCCCGCGACCAAGGAAGACGCGCTGTCGATGCTCGACGGCATCCAGGCGCATGAGATCCTCAAGGGCGTGCGCGGCGGCGAGCCGGTGAACCGCACGGCGCTGGCCGACGTCATCGTCAAGGTCTCGCAGCTCGTTTCGGACTTCCCGGAAATCGTCGAGCTCGACCTCAACCCGGTGTTCGCGACCCCGAAGGATGCGACCGCCGCCGACGTCCGCATCGTCGTCGATTTCGCCTACAAGCCCAAACCGAAGCCGCGCCCGACCGAAGAGATCGTCGCCGCCATGAACCGCATCATGCAGCCGAAGGCCGTCGCCGTGATCGGCGCCTCGGCCGAAGACGGCAAGATCGGCAACTCCGTGATGAAGAACCTCATCAACGGTGGCTACAAGGGCGAGATCATTCCGATCCATCCTAAGGCCCCCGAAATCCTCGGCTACAAGGCCTACAAGAGCGTCAAGGACGTGCCGGGCGTCATCGACGTTGCGGTGTTCGCAATCCCCGCGAAGTTCGTCGCCGGCGCGCTGACCGAGTGCGGTGAGAAGAAGATTCCGGGCGCGGTTCTGATTCCCTCGGGCTTTGCTGAAGCCGGTGCGCCGGAATTGCAGGCCGAGATCGTCGAGGTCGGCAAGAAGTACGACATTCGCCTGATGGGGCCGAACATCTACGGCTTCTACTATACGCCGGCGAATCTCTGCGCGACCTTCTGCACGGCCTACGACGTGAAGGGCCACGCGGCGCTGTCCTCGCAGTCGGGCGGCATCGGCATGGCCATCATCGGCTTCTCGCGCTCGGCGAAGATGGGCGTCTCCGCGATCGTCGGCCTCGGCAACAAGTCGGATATCGACGAGGACGATCTGCTCGCCTTCTTCGAGCAGGATCCGAACACCAATCTGATCGCGCAGCACTGCGAGGACCTCAAGGATGGCCGCGCCTTCGCGGAAGCGGCAAAACGCGTCTCCAAGAAGAAGCCGGTTGTCGTGCTCAAGGCGGGCCGCACCTCGGCCGGCGCGAAGGCCGCGTCCTCGCACACCGGCGCGCTTGCCGGCAACGACCGGATCTACGAGGACGTGTTCAAGCAGTCGGGCGTGATCCGCGCCCGCAGCCTGCGGCAACTGCTCGAATTCGCCCGCGGCGTGCCGGTACTGCCGACGCCCAAGGGCGAGAACGTGCTGATCATCACTGGCGCTGGCGGCTCGGGCGTGCTGCTGTCGGACTCCTGCGTCGACAACGGCCTGTCGCTGATGTCGATGCCGCCGGATCTGGATGCTGCCTTCCGCAAGTTCATCCCGCCGTTCGGCGCTGCCGGAAATCCTGTGGATATCACCGGCGGCGAGCCGCCGATCACCTACGTCAACACGGTGAAGCTCGGCCTGTCCGATGATCGCATCCACGCGCTGATCCTCGGATACTGGCACACCATCGTCACCCCGCCGATGGTGTTCGCCCGCAACATGGTCGAGGTGAAGAAGGAAATGGAGGCCAAGGGCTTCGTGAAGCCCATGGTCGCCTCGCTCGCCGGCGACGTCGAGGTCGAGGAAGCCGCCGAATATCTCTACCAGAACGGCATCCCGGCCTATGCCTATTCGACCGAACTGCCGGTCGAGGTCTTGGGCGCCAAGTACAAGTGGGCGCGCGGGGCAGGGCTGCTCTGA
- a CDS encoding GntR family transcriptional regulator: MSLRKPTKALPNMAEADIAIVRIAPESSFKNKAYDALKEAILKMDIYSTPEPVMLDERALSERLGVSRTPIREAIAMLEQDGFVKTVPRRGIMVVRRTKSEIVDMIRAWAALESMAARLITTTARKKDISALRDFFKDFGKDRLPEDHVEEYSKANIAFHQALISLSESPVLVDLTNDLLLHVRGYRQLTIGRKDRTATSLPEHLGIIEALEARDTELAEKRARDHTLGLAAYVEAHGQELFT; the protein is encoded by the coding sequence ATGTCCCTGCGGAAACCAACCAAGGCGTTGCCGAACATGGCCGAGGCAGACATCGCAATCGTTCGTATTGCCCCGGAGAGCAGCTTCAAGAACAAGGCGTATGACGCCTTGAAGGAAGCGATCCTCAAGATGGACATCTACTCGACGCCCGAGCCGGTGATGCTGGACGAGCGCGCGCTGTCCGAACGCCTGGGTGTCAGCCGCACGCCGATCCGCGAAGCGATTGCCATGCTCGAGCAGGACGGTTTCGTGAAGACGGTTCCGCGCCGCGGCATCATGGTGGTGCGCAGGACCAAGAGCGAGATCGTCGACATGATCCGCGCCTGGGCCGCGCTGGAGAGCATGGCGGCCCGCCTGATCACCACCACCGCGCGCAAGAAGGACATCTCGGCGCTGCGCGACTTCTTCAAGGATTTCGGCAAGGACCGCCTGCCCGAGGATCACGTCGAGGAATATTCCAAGGCGAACATCGCCTTCCATCAGGCGTTGATCTCGCTGTCGGAATCGCCGGTGCTGGTCGATCTCACCAACGATCTCTTGCTGCACGTGCGCGGCTATCGGCAACTGACCATCGGGCGGAAGGACCGCACCGCGACCTCGCTGCCCGAGCATCTCGGCATCATCGAAGCGCTGGAAGCGCGCGACACCGAGCTCGCCGAGAAGCGCGCCCGCGATCACACCCTTGGCCTTGCGGCTTACGTCGAAGCCCACGGCCAGGAACTATTCACGTAG
- the oxc gene encoding oxalyl-CoA decarboxylase: protein MLNTATKSEAPGTEQELTDGFHLVIDALKLNGINTIYNVPGIPITDLGRMAQAAGIRVISFRHEQNAGYAASIAGFLTKKPGVCLTVSAPGFLNGLTALAHATTNCYPMILISGSSEREIVDLQQGDYEEMDQLAIAKPLCKAAYRVLHAQDIGIGLARAIRAAVSGRPGGVYLDLPAKLFGQVMNADAGQKSLVKVIDAAPAQIPSPASVKRALDVLKGAKRPLIILGKGAAYAQADEEIKTFVEKSGVPFLPMSMAKGLLPDTHPQCAGAARSTVLKESDVVLLIGARLNWLLSHGKGKSWGEAPKKFIQVDIEPKEMDSNVEIVAPAVGDIGSVVAAFNQAMGSSWTAPPAEWTKAVSTKREENVAKMAPKLMNNKSPMDYHGALGVLKNVIKEYPEAILVNEGANTLDLARGVIDMYKPRKRLDVGTWGVMGIGMGQAIAAALETGNPVLAVEGDSAFGFSGMEVETICRYNLPICVVIFNNDGIYRGTDVNSANSDPATTVFVKGARYDKMMEAFGGVGVNATSPDELKRAVNEAMKSGKPTLINAVIDPAAGSESGRIGNLNPQSVLQKKK from the coding sequence ATGCTGAATACCGCGACCAAGTCCGAAGCACCGGGCACCGAGCAGGAACTGACGGATGGCTTCCATCTCGTCATCGACGCGCTCAAGCTGAACGGCATCAACACCATCTATAATGTGCCGGGCATCCCGATCACGGATTTGGGCCGCATGGCGCAGGCCGCCGGCATCCGCGTGATCTCGTTCCGCCACGAGCAGAACGCCGGTTACGCGGCGAGCATCGCCGGCTTCCTCACCAAGAAGCCCGGCGTCTGCCTCACCGTCTCCGCGCCCGGCTTCCTCAACGGTCTCACCGCGCTCGCCCACGCCACCACCAACTGCTACCCGATGATCCTGATCTCGGGCTCCTCCGAGCGCGAGATCGTCGACCTGCAGCAGGGCGACTATGAGGAGATGGACCAGCTCGCGATCGCAAAGCCCCTGTGCAAGGCGGCCTATCGCGTGCTGCACGCCCAGGACATCGGCATCGGTCTTGCCCGCGCCATCCGCGCCGCGGTCTCGGGCCGTCCCGGCGGTGTCTATCTCGACCTTCCGGCAAAGCTGTTCGGCCAGGTGATGAACGCCGATGCCGGCCAGAAATCGCTGGTCAAGGTGATCGACGCAGCTCCCGCGCAGATCCCCTCGCCTGCTTCGGTCAAGCGCGCACTCGACGTGCTCAAGGGCGCCAAGCGCCCGCTCATCATCCTCGGCAAGGGCGCGGCCTACGCGCAGGCCGACGAGGAGATCAAGACCTTCGTCGAGAAGAGCGGCGTGCCCTTCCTGCCGATGAGCATGGCCAAGGGTCTGCTGCCCGACACGCATCCGCAGTGCGCCGGTGCGGCCCGCTCGACGGTGCTCAAGGAATCCGACGTGGTGCTGCTGATCGGCGCGCGGCTCAACTGGCTGCTCTCGCATGGCAAGGGCAAGAGCTGGGGCGAAGCGCCGAAGAAGTTCATCCAGGTCGACATCGAGCCGAAGGAGATGGACTCCAACGTCGAGATCGTCGCGCCCGCCGTCGGCGACATCGGCTCCGTCGTCGCAGCGTTCAACCAGGCGATGGGTTCGAGCTGGACCGCACCGCCGGCCGAATGGACCAAGGCTGTTTCGACCAAGCGCGAAGAGAACGTCGCCAAGATGGCGCCGAAGCTCATGAACAACAAGTCGCCGATGGATTATCACGGTGCGCTCGGCGTGCTGAAGAACGTGATCAAGGAGTATCCCGAGGCGATCCTGGTCAACGAGGGCGCCAACACGCTCGACCTCGCCCGCGGCGTCATCGACATGTACAAGCCGCGCAAGCGTCTCGATGTCGGTACCTGGGGCGTGATGGGCATCGGCATGGGCCAGGCGATCGCCGCTGCGCTCGAGACCGGCAACCCCGTGCTGGCCGTGGAAGGCGACAGCGCCTTCGGCTTCTCCGGCATGGAGGTCGAGACCATCTGCCGCTACAACCTGCCGATCTGCGTCGTCATCTTCAACAATGACGGCATCTATCGCGGCACCGACGTCAACAGCGCCAACTCCGATCCCGCGACCACCGTGTTCGTCAAGGGCGCGCGCTACGACAAGATGATGGAAGCCTTCGGCGGCGTCGGCGTGAACGCCACCTCGCCGGACGAATTGAAGCGTGCCGTGAACGAGGCGATGAAGTCGGGCAAGCCAACGCTGATCAACGCAGTGATCGATCCGGCCGCAGGCTCGGAAAGCGGCCGCATCGGCAACCTCAATCCGCAGAGCGTCCTGCAGAAGAAGAAGTGA
- the frc gene encoding formyl-CoA transferase encodes MTKALTGVRILDFTHVQSGPTCTQLLAWFGADVIKVERPGVGDITRGQLQDIPNVDSLYFTMLNHNKRSITLDTKNPKGKEVLTELIKKCDVLVENFGPGVLDRMGFPWERIQAINPKMIVASIKGFGPGPYEDCKVYENVAQCTGGAASTTGFRDGLPLVTGAQIGDSGTGLHLALGIVTALYHRTHSGKGQRVTAAMQDGVLNLARVKLRDQQRLAHGPLKEYSQFGEGIPFGDAVPRAGNDSGGGQPGRILKCKGWETDPNAYIYFITQAPVWEKICDVIGEPTWKTDPNYAKPAARLPRLNEIFARIEQWTMTKTKFEAMEILNKDDIPCGPILSMKEIAEDQSLRKTGTVVEVDHPTRGKYLSVGNPIKLSDSPSDVQRSPLLGEHTDEILRQVLGFSDHQVAEIHKSGALDPPQKQAAE; translated from the coding sequence ATGACAAAGGCGCTCACGGGCGTACGCATTCTCGACTTCACCCACGTCCAGTCCGGACCAACCTGCACGCAGTTGCTGGCATGGTTCGGCGCGGACGTGATCAAGGTGGAGCGGCCGGGCGTCGGCGACATCACCCGCGGCCAGCTACAGGACATCCCGAACGTGGACAGCCTGTATTTCACCATGCTCAACCACAACAAGCGCTCGATCACGCTCGACACCAAGAACCCCAAGGGCAAGGAAGTCCTGACCGAGCTGATCAAGAAATGCGACGTGCTGGTCGAGAACTTCGGCCCCGGCGTGCTCGATCGCATGGGCTTCCCCTGGGAGAGGATTCAAGCGATCAACCCGAAGATGATCGTCGCTTCGATCAAGGGTTTCGGCCCCGGGCCGTACGAGGACTGCAAGGTCTATGAGAACGTCGCGCAGTGCACCGGCGGCGCCGCCTCGACCACCGGCTTCCGCGACGGCCTGCCGCTCGTCACCGGCGCGCAGATCGGCGATAGCGGCACCGGCCTGCATCTTGCGCTCGGCATCGTCACCGCGCTCTACCACCGCACCCATTCGGGCAAGGGCCAGCGCGTCACGGCTGCGATGCAGGACGGCGTGCTCAACCTCGCCCGCGTCAAGCTGCGCGACCAGCAGCGTCTCGCCCACGGCCCGCTTAAGGAATACAGCCAGTTCGGCGAAGGCATTCCGTTCGGCGACGCCGTGCCGCGCGCCGGCAACGACTCGGGTGGCGGTCAGCCCGGCCGTATTCTCAAGTGCAAGGGCTGGGAGACCGATCCCAACGCCTACATCTACTTCATCACCCAGGCCCCGGTCTGGGAGAAGATCTGCGACGTGATCGGCGAGCCGACTTGGAAGACCGATCCGAACTACGCCAAGCCGGCCGCGCGCCTGCCGCGGCTCAACGAAATCTTCGCCCGCATCGAACAGTGGACGATGACCAAGACCAAGTTCGAGGCGATGGAAATCCTCAACAAGGACGACATCCCCTGCGGCCCGATCCTGTCGATGAAGGAGATCGCGGAGGACCAGTCGCTGCGCAAGACCGGCACCGTGGTCGAGGTCGATCACCCCACCCGCGGCAAGTATCTCTCGGTCGGCAACCCGATCAAGCTGTCGGATAGCCCAAGCGACGTGCAGCGCTCCCCGCTGCTCGGCGAGCACACCGACGAGATCCTGCGCCAGGTGCTGGGCTTCTCGGATCACCAGGTCGCCGAGATCCACAAGTCCGGCGCGCTCGATCCGCCGCAGAAGCAGGCCGCCGAGTAA
- a CDS encoding SRPBCC family protein codes for MPSTVRLHRVLATSPEKVYRAFLEADALAKWLPPNGFACTVHHLEPRVGGTFRMSFRNFTTGNSHAFGGEYVELVPGERLRYTDKFEDPNLPGEIQVTVTLKKVSVGTELDVTQAGIPDVIPPEACYLGWQESLRNLARLVEPEIKQ; via the coding sequence ATGCCCAGCACCGTACGCCTGCACCGCGTCTTGGCGACCAGCCCGGAGAAAGTCTATCGCGCCTTCCTCGAGGCGGACGCGCTGGCGAAATGGCTTCCGCCCAATGGCTTTGCCTGCACGGTCCATCACCTCGAGCCCAGGGTCGGCGGCACCTTCAGAATGTCGTTCCGGAACTTCACGACGGGCAACAGCCACGCGTTTGGCGGCGAATATGTCGAGCTCGTTCCGGGTGAACGGCTGCGCTATACCGACAAATTCGAGGACCCCAATCTGCCCGGCGAAATTCAGGTGACCGTGACGCTGAAGAAAGTCTCTGTCGGCACCGAGCTGGACGTTACGCAGGCGGGCATCCCGGACGTCATCCCGCCCGAGGCTTGCTATCTCGGCTGGCAGGAGTCGCTGCGGAATCTCGCAAGGCTCGTCGAGCCCGAGATCAAGCAGTAA
- a CDS encoding Hsp70 family protein, giving the protein MSSASSAVSIGIDFGTSNTVVALASDDRRVEAIRFDHGGQRHSVYVSALCFWEDRPGSGALAEGGPWAIEQFLEGRHVYRFLQSFKTFAASSSFNSTQVFRQRYRFEDILAAFLRTLARHGGDRFGFDAANIVVGRPVRFAGGNPDEALAMQRYRAAFERLGAGHARYVYEPVGAAFSFARRLERDATVLVADFGGGTSDFSVMRFSRAGGSLRAEPLGHAGIGIAGDTFDYRIVDHVVSPRLGKGSSFRSFDKVLPLPNSYYTNLARWHQLAMMKSSGELRELRELARTALKPAPLHDFITIVDLDLGFSLYRAVSDAKVALSARDQVDFRFKGGGVEIGAAITRKNFEAWIADDIARLGATIDKVLGEAGITAREVEKVFLTGGTSFVPAVRRLFADRFGNERLMSGDQFESIAYGLALIGHSPDPDRWTAAGGLKARAGA; this is encoded by the coding sequence ATGTCGAGCGCCTCGTCCGCCGTCTCGATCGGCATTGATTTTGGGACCAGCAATACGGTCGTCGCGCTCGCGTCGGACGACCGCCGGGTCGAAGCCATTCGCTTCGATCATGGCGGACAACGGCACAGCGTCTACGTGTCGGCCCTGTGCTTCTGGGAGGACCGGCCGGGAAGTGGAGCCCTGGCCGAAGGCGGCCCGTGGGCGATCGAGCAGTTTCTCGAAGGACGCCACGTCTACCGCTTCCTCCAGTCGTTCAAGACCTTCGCTGCAAGTAGCAGCTTCAATTCCACCCAGGTGTTCCGGCAGCGCTACCGCTTCGAGGACATTCTCGCGGCGTTTCTGCGAACGCTGGCGCGCCATGGTGGAGACAGGTTCGGCTTCGATGCGGCAAACATCGTGGTCGGCCGCCCCGTGCGTTTCGCCGGTGGCAATCCCGACGAGGCGCTGGCGATGCAGCGCTATCGGGCCGCATTCGAACGCCTGGGCGCCGGCCACGCGCGCTATGTCTATGAGCCCGTGGGCGCCGCGTTCTCGTTCGCCCGCCGGCTGGAGCGCGATGCCACCGTCTTGGTTGCCGATTTCGGCGGCGGCACCAGCGATTTCTCGGTGATGCGTTTCTCGCGCGCAGGCGGCAGCTTGCGCGCCGAGCCGCTCGGCCATGCCGGCATCGGCATCGCGGGCGACACGTTCGACTATCGCATCGTCGACCACGTCGTCTCGCCGCGGCTGGGAAAAGGCTCGAGCTTCCGCTCCTTCGACAAGGTGCTGCCGCTCCCCAACAGCTACTACACGAACCTCGCGCGCTGGCATCAACTCGCGATGATGAAGAGCAGCGGCGAGTTGCGCGAACTGCGGGAGCTTGCACGCACCGCGCTGAAGCCGGCTCCGCTCCACGACTTCATCACCATCGTCGACCTCGACCTCGGCTTTTCGCTGTACCGCGCAGTGTCCGATGCCAAGGTCGCGCTGTCGGCCCGGGATCAGGTGGACTTCCGCTTCAAGGGCGGCGGGGTCGAGATTGGCGCAGCCATCACGCGGAAAAACTTCGAAGCCTGGATCGCCGACGATATCGCCCGGCTAGGGGCCACCATCGACAAGGTGCTGGGCGAGGCCGGCATCACCGCGCGCGAGGTGGAAAAGGTGTTTTTGACCGGCGGGACCTCCTTCGTGCCCGCCGTCCGGCGGCTGTTCGCCGACCGGTTCGGCAACGAACGGCTGATGTCGGGAGACCAGTTCGAGTCGATCGCCTACGGCCTCGCCCTGATCGGACACAGTCCCGACCCGGACCGCTGGACCGCGGCCGGTGGACTCAAGGCGAGGGCGGGCGCGTAG